Below is a window of Rhizobium jaguaris DNA.
TACTAGCTTCCTGAAAACGGATTGAAGCGCCCGCCGTGCATCTGGCAAAGCCCGGTCGTAGGCCCGTAGCCGCGCCAAAATCCAGAAATCACCCGCCTGCCATTCGCGGAAAGCCGCGCGCCACGCCTTTACGGCTCGCAACATCTCTTTTCCGCCTGCGTCTTCGCCGACAACCTGCCTTGCGGCCAGCCGATCGAATTTTCGGGCGAACTTTTCGACGTTTTTGCCGGTCGGCACTGCCTCGACTTTGCCTCTCACTCGTTTGATTTGGTATCCAAGGAAAACGAAGCCGTCCGAAAGTCTCTTGATGCCATCGCACGTCAGACGCATATCGCCAGCAGGGTGCTGCCCGAAGGCAGCGGACAGGGATTGAATAGCGGCTTCAAGCTCTCGCCTTGTCCGCGCTAGAAGAGCAAAATTGTCGGCGTAGTTCACCAACTCGACATCGGCGATAGCCTTTGTCGGATGGAGGGTGCCGAGAACTTGCGCCACTATGGCATCAGCGACGATGGAGCTTGAAGCGGCGCCCTGCAAAAGACCCTGCCGGCTCGCGTACGTGAGTGAACAACTAGAGAGACAATGAAAGGCACTCGCTAGCCCATACCCCGACAACCTTGACCGGGTATGACTGTTTTCAGCCAACACGACATTGGCCGAAACTCGTACCCCAACTGGCAGGTTGGCCTTGAGCCAGTCTCTGCACACGTTAGGGTAAAAATCCTTGATATCGAGCGTTGCTACAAAACGGAACGTTTCGTTCTCAACAAGCTCTAGCATCCGCTTGATTGCGGCCGGCCTGCCGCCGTTGCGGGTTGCGTATTGGTTCGGCTCTACCGGCATGAACGGTTGGGCGCACCATCCGAATAAAAGCTGCCGCGCCGTCTCTGCAGGGCCGAAGGCGTGAATAGGACGAAAGTCCGGATACCGCTTTTTATTCACAGCCTTGATATGGATTTGTTCCGTGCCCGGCCGAATAAGACTTAGTGCAGCGGCGGCGGCATAGAACGCCTCGCCTTGCGGCCTATTTTTCTTGAACCTAGCGCCTTCGTATGCCGCATCGAGCGCAACGATCTTGCCCGACATGCTGCTGCCCAACATCTGCGCCCAGTTCCGGGCCTTGTACTGCGCACTTTTGCAACGCGTTGCATCACCTGCCACTCTCGCGGCTTCCGCGTCGGCAAGCGCATGCTCAATACGGCTGCGCAGCTTCGCGACATGCTTCTGTGCTGCCGCCAATGTCGGCGGGCATTCATGCGCGATTATGTTTGTGCCGGCTGGCATGAATTGGAAACCTGTCCTTCCCTATCCCAAACCTCTTTCACCGCCGCCCGCCTAACAGCGCGGGACAGGGAGGCGCTGCAGGCTTTGGGCGGGGTCGCACGGTAGCTACTCCGTACAACTAATAATATAGTTCCGATACCCTCCTGGATCAAGGAAGGCAGAGTCATTTTTGAGATTTTATTATTTTAATTCCAGCCGCTTAGGCGAATGTTTCTTGTTTGTTCCACTTATTGCAACAAGTTGCAAAAATTCAGAGGCGCATGCCCCTCGACGGTGATCTTAACCAACTTAAAAACACTACAGAGCAGATGTTGCGCACCGGCTTAACGCTCAACAACTCCTGTTAGGATCGCTTTCTTCCGCCCCTCAAAATCTGCGGCGGTGTAGCCCCTTCGGCAGGGACTTCGAATAGGTCGGCAACCTCCACCAAAAGCGCACCAGCGAGCTTATCGAGCACGTCAACGCCCGTGTTGACTGCTTGGCGCTCCACTTTGGCAAGGTAAGCCCGGTCCACGCCCGCGTCGGCGGCAAGCTTCTCCTGAGAGAGCCCCTTCTCAACCCTAATCCGTCGCAAATTCCAAGCGACAATTGCGCGTGCGTTCATGCACGCAAATCAAAACGTCTGGAGGCAATAAACCCACTGGCGATCGCCACAGGATTGCGATATTTCTTCGCCGGGGCACACGTGAATTCCGTGCCCTGCGATGTGGGGCATTCAATGAAGATAATGCGTAATGTGGCGCTCTTCGCAGCGCTGCTTCTTTCCGGCTGCACAACGTATACGCCTGCAGAACAGGAAAAAGCCGTACAGAGCATGCCGCGCGATTATCGCGCGCAGATTGTCGACCATGTACACGGCGCTTTAAATGATCCGTTCTCCGTCAAAGAAGCCGAGATCACAGGAACGATCCCCGTCTTCGCGCCAATCGGCAAACGACTTCCTGGTGTCTGCATTCGCTTCTTCGCAAAGAACCAGTATGGCGCCTATATGGGCCGGGTGACCTATGCTGTCTCATTCGAAGGCGGCAAGTTGTATCAGGTGAACCCTTATGGCGCTGAATGCGCCGGTCCTTGGCAACCGTTTCCCGAGCTGGATGGCAAGGAATGAGTTGCAACCCGTTGCAACGATCCGTGACGCTAGAGCCAGCATAACAGCCGCCAATCTTCTGGGAAGGTGAAAAATGGCATTCGTGTTAGCCGCAATAGGCATGATTTACTGCGTTGGAATGGTGGTTCTGTTGCTATTCAGGCGAACTCGGAAGTTTGCCTTTTGGACTGGATTGCTTGCCGCTCTCATTACGCTTCCCCTGCTAGTAGTGGCCGGTGTTCAATTAGACGACGACGCGCGAAAGGCCGGCTTTCGGGATGCAGACGATAAATTTAACGCCCAGAAGGCTGGCATTTCGGATGCGGAATTGTGGAACGAGCGGCGAGTTGAGTTTCTGTCAAAGTGGTCGGCAGAGGAACGGCAGAAGGAAGCGGACGCAAGACGAGCAGAGGCAGAGGCGGGGCGCTCCTCCAATGCCGCCTGTAAAGCCGATTTTAATTGCTGGACGAACAAATTCCAGCGCACAGCGACAAACCTATGTGCTCAGCAAATCGAACACCTAGCCAAGAACAATTTCGAATGGACTGACAGCTTCAGCTCACCCAAATTCCCCCGAGCGAGAATTTCTGGCCCGGGCACGTTGATCACCTACGTTGGTGACAAGATAAAGATGCAAAACGGCTTCGGGGCATGGACAATCGTAACCTACGAATGTGATTTCGATACCGAAAAGGGCGTTGTCCTTGCGGTCCGAGCGAACCAGGGGCAGTTGCAGGAGTAGCACCCGGCGACATTGTCGGTCGAAAATTGCCCCCGACCAGTTTAGTGCAGGAGCCGCTTACCGAAGCCAGTGGTTGTTGACTCCAGGCAAACGGGACTGGATGATGCCTCAAATGAGAGCATATTCGCAGAGGAAACCATGGGGCAAACTGTACTTCCGTCCGCTCTGGTCGACGCGGTCCGGGCAGGTGATGCTATGCTGTTTTTGGGAGCAGGCGCGTCGCGGGGGGCCAAGCATCCAAAGGGAATAAATCCGCCGAACGGAAATCAGTTGCGGGACCTGCTGTGCGACAAGTTCTTGAATGGCAAACTCAAGGATCGGTCATTGGCCTCTGTCGGACAATATTGCGTCACCGAAGTCGGCTTGAACCCTCTACAGACCTATATCCGAGAGGTCTTCATTGATTTCTCTCCTGCTCCATTTCATGAGTTGATACCGGAATTCAACTGGCATTCTATTGCGACGACAAATTACGATTTGATCATTGATCGCGCTTATCGGAACCACCGTTCCCCTCTGCAGTCGCCAGTGAAATTCGTGAAGGACAGCCAAGAGATCGAGCGCGAGTCGAAGAAGGTTGCTCACCCGCTCCGTTACATGAAGCTCCACGGCTGCCTTGATTTCATCAGCGACGCCGAAATACCTCTAATCCTCACCACTGATCAATACGTAACCTATGCCAAAAACGTATGCGGCGTCCACGCCCCATCGAATTTTCAGTTGCAGCGGTCTGAGGTTGATCTACGGGCCGTCAAATGAGCTCACCGAAGAGTACCTGACGAGCTCATTGTGAGGCTCTGATCCGTTGCGCATAAGCCCATGGCATCAGGGCGTCGATGTCTTTGGCGAGGTGGCCGTTTGCGAGGCGGGTGAAGAGGTCGCACAGATAGGCGTAGGGCTCAACGCCGTTCATTTTACAAGTGCCGATCAGGCTGGCAAACCGGGCCCAATTGCGGCCCCCTTCATCGTGCCCCGCAAAGAGCGCATTGCGGCGGTTCATGGCGGGTCGGCGGATCGCGTTTTCCACCAGGTTGGAGTCGATATCGACGTGGCCGTCGTCCAGGAACAGCCGGAAGCCGTCCTGCCGCGTTAGCATATAAGCCAGGGCTTTTCCGAGGTCAGACTTGCGTGAGATGCGCTTGGCTTGCGCTGCCAGCCAGGTGAAGAACTCGTCCACCAGCGGGAGGGACAGGTCCTGTCGAACTGCCCGGCGATGTTTGGGATCTGAGCCCCGGATACTGTCTTCGATCTTGTAGAGCGCGGCGATCCGCACCAGCGCCTCGTCGACGATGGGCGATCCACTCTTTGGCGTGGCCTTGATCAGCTTCCTGCGTCCGTGCGCCCAACAGAAAGCCAGCTTCAAGGGGTCGCCACCCATCCGGTCCGACGTGGCGAGGTGAGAGTAACCACCGTAGGCATCCACCTGGATTGTCCCGTTGAAGCCGTCGAGGATTTCAGCGGCATATTCGCCTTTACGCCCAGGTCGATAATGGAACACCACGCCCGACGGCGCGGAGCCATTCCAGCCGCGATCGTCACGCAACACGGCCCATAGATAACCGGTCTTCGTCTTGCCGCGCCCCGGATCCAACACCGGAGCCGTGGTCTCGTCGACATAGAGCCGCGCGCTTTCCGACAGCAGCCGTTCGGCCATGTGGTCGACCACCGGTGCGATTTCGCTGCCCGTGCGCCCAAGCCAATCGGCCAGGACCGTGCGGTCTATCGGCACCCCGTGTCGCGCCATGACTTCGGCCTGCCGGTTGAGCGGCATATGTTCGGAATGCTTGGAGACGGCAATCTCAGCCAGAAGGGCTTCCGTCGGCCAGCTCCCTTCCAAGAGATGCGCCGGCGCTCTGGCTTGGACGACGCCCGTTCGACCCTTGGGGCATGCGTATTTCGGGCGGATCGTGACGATCACCTCGTAGCGTGCCGGAATCCGGTCGAGCCGTTCCGTCCGATCTTCGCCGATCCGGACCATGTTGCCGCAACCACAGGGGCAGACAATACTGTCGGGCTCAATCACCTTCTCGACCCGCGGCAGGTGTTCGGGCAGTGCACGGGCCTTACGCTCCTTGCGAGGAGCGGCCTTTTCCGGATCGGATGCGCTGGCTTCGATCTTTTTCTCGACGGCGGCGATCCGCGCCTGTGTTTCGGCAATCGCCGTTTCAAGGTCTTCCAGCGCCAGTTCCATCTGCGCCGGATCGAGCTTTTCCGATTTCGGCCCGAACTTGGTGCGCCGATAGTCGTGAACCTGCCCCTCAAGCTTCTCGATCAGTTCCTTCAGCTCGGCGATGAAGGCGTCCTTTTCGGCCACCACAGCCTGCTCATGCTGACGCGCAGCACGCTCGACCGACAGCTCGAACTGCATCGCCGCAAAGGCTTTGATAACCTCTGGCGGAAGGTCCGGAAACAGGCTGAGATCAAGGCGCGACGACATGCGGCCTTATAGCAAGGCAGCACAAAAAAGCCAAATAAAACAATGCAAAGACGGCCGGATATTTACCCTGCCGCCGACGGCGCGGTCACCCGCTGTGCCATGACCCGTCGCCAGTCAAGACCTTCGAACAAAGCCTCATATTGACCCCTGGAAAGACGCATCGTCCCATCCTGAACCTTGGGCCAGGCAAAGTTTCCATGTTCAAGAATTTTGTAGGTTAGCACCATTCCGGTGCCATCCCACACCAGGATCTTCAGGCGATCCCCGCGCTTCGACCGGAAGATCACCGTCACCCCGGAATGCGGGTCGAGCTTCAACTCGGTCTGCACCATCAAGGCCAGCGCCTGATGCCCACAGCGGAAGTCCACCGGACGCGTTGCAATCAGGATCGGCAGTCGTTGGCCCGCGACGATCATGCCGTCCCTCGCATGGCTCGTACCAGAGCCGCCACACGTTCAACCGGCACATCGCCGGGAACCCGCATCACAACATCCGGGCCGATCTCCAACGTCAAGACCGGCCAACCCGCCTCCGGCAGCGGCGGCGCCAAAACATTCACCGCCTCGCTCGGCTCTGCCGCAACCGCCAAAGGCACAAATGCAGGCGCGGCATCGCCGCTCTCCGACAGGCCCGACATAGCCTCAAAAGGCAGGGCCAGAATGCCCTCGCGCACTTGCCGGCGCCACAAGGAAAGCTGGTGCGGCACAACGTCATGACGGCGCGCGACATCAACAACACGAACACCAGGCTCAAGGCTTTCCGCCACGATCCGCGCCTTCACATCATCCGGCCAGCGCCGGTTTCCGCGGCGCGGCTCGACAATTTCGTAGCGGCCAACAAATCCATCATCTGCCATGCCAATCTCCAGATAGTCCTGGAAACCTTCTCGCACACGCAGCAAGCCTCAAAATACAGCCAATCCAATGGGGCGGAGACGGCGCTTACCCAAAAACCGCCAGCGGCTTTTCGATACGTTGCGCGGTAGCGCGTACGAGACGCCGATCATTTTTTGCGGCTACTCCTTGGATGATCCTAATATCCGGACAGTGCTGTTCGACCTGATGAACGAGGATATTCGTCGTCCTACTTATTATACAGTTAGTCCGCATTTCGATGATATTGAGATACGCAGCTTTGCTCGCCAGCGCATCTCAGCTATCCCGCTGACGTTCCAAGCGTTCCTTGAAGAGCTCGATCGCCAGATTGCGAAGCCG
It encodes the following:
- the tnpA gene encoding IS66-like element accessory protein TnpA encodes the protein MADDGFVGRYEIVEPRRGNRRWPDDVKARIVAESLEPGVRVVDVARRHDVVPHQLSLWRRQVREGILALPFEAMSGLSESGDAAPAFVPLAVAAEPSEAVNVLAPPLPEAGWPVLTLEIGPDVVMRVPGDVPVERVAALVRAMRGTA
- the tnpC gene encoding IS66 family transposase; protein product: MSSRLDLSLFPDLPPEVIKAFAAMQFELSVERAARQHEQAVVAEKDAFIAELKELIEKLEGQVHDYRRTKFGPKSEKLDPAQMELALEDLETAIAETQARIAAVEKKIEASASDPEKAAPRKERKARALPEHLPRVEKVIEPDSIVCPCGCGNMVRIGEDRTERLDRIPARYEVIVTIRPKYACPKGRTGVVQARAPAHLLEGSWPTEALLAEIAVSKHSEHMPLNRQAEVMARHGVPIDRTVLADWLGRTGSEIAPVVDHMAERLLSESARLYVDETTAPVLDPGRGKTKTGYLWAVLRDDRGWNGSAPSGVVFHYRPGRKGEYAAEILDGFNGTIQVDAYGGYSHLATSDRMGGDPLKLAFCWAHGRRKLIKATPKSGSPIVDEALVRIAALYKIEDSIRGSDPKHRRAVRQDLSLPLVDEFFTWLAAQAKRISRKSDLGKALAYMLTRQDGFRLFLDDGHVDIDSNLVENAIRRPAMNRRNALFAGHDEGGRNWARFASLIGTCKMNGVEPYAYLCDLFTRLANGHLAKDIDALMPWAYAQRIRASQ
- a CDS encoding SIR2 family protein, yielding MGQTVLPSALVDAVRAGDAMLFLGAGASRGAKHPKGINPPNGNQLRDLLCDKFLNGKLKDRSLASVGQYCVTEVGLNPLQTYIREVFIDFSPAPFHELIPEFNWHSIATTNYDLIIDRAYRNHRSPLQSPVKFVKDSQEIERESKKVAHPLRYMKLHGCLDFISDAEIPLILTTDQYVTYAKNVCGVHAPSNFQLQRSEVDLRAVK
- a CDS encoding helix-turn-helix domain-containing protein — encoded protein: MRRIRVEKGLSQEKLAADAGVDRAYLAKVERQAVNTGVDVLDKLAGALLVEVADLFEVPAEGATPPQILRGGRKRS
- the tnpB gene encoding IS66 family insertion sequence element accessory protein TnpB (TnpB, as the term is used for proteins encoded by IS66 family insertion elements, is considered an accessory protein, since TnpC, encoded by a neighboring gene, is a DDE family transposase.) → MIVAGQRLPILIATRPVDFRCGHQALALMVQTELKLDPHSGVTVIFRSKRGDRLKILVWDGTGMVLTYKILEHGNFAWPKVQDGTMRLSRGQYEALFEGLDWRRVMAQRVTAPSAAG